One stretch of Malus domestica chromosome 14, GDT2T_hap1 DNA includes these proteins:
- the LOC103424593 gene encoding protein RKD2-like: MGWLAKYDVVKDRGEDPFFFPHQPTFPSVHDFRGYACDWQFDLPIVQDHRFPDHPLPSLESCVNIDPIYSSLDILPIRTVLQDDEIFFGNGNALFGVNSNDLCGGLTEINHNHHQQFQQQQQPPLLLTCKNDENGITDMNDSREARDKAISERPHSSKRHRSSSSSLSSSKMLSRQTISQYFYMPITQAAKELNVGLTLLKKRCRELGIRRWPHRKLTSLQTLIRNIQELGKEGEEGEEKLRNAIVLLEMEKKLLEEAPDMQLEDNTKRLRQACFKANYKKRKIMGTKVMEKSQSSFSCSNSQYPTSSMDANEEDEEIKSLLSDSFSSNNNACITLF, encoded by the exons ATGGGTTGGCTGGCCAAGTACGACGTCGTCAAGGATCGTGGTGAAGACCCATTTTTCTTCCCACATCAACCTACATTTCCCTCTGTTCATGATTTCCG GGGGTATGCATGCGATTGGCAATTTGATTTGCCAATAGTACAAGATCATAGATTTCCTGATCATCCTCTTCCTTCACTCGAGAGCTGTGTGAATATTGATCCTATTTACTCCTCACTTGACATTCTACCAATCCGAACTGTATTGCAAG ATGATGAAATTTTCTTCGGAAATGGAAACGCGTTGTTTGGAGTTAATTCTAATGATTTATGTGGTGGGTTAACTGAGATTAATCACAATCATCATCAGCAATTTCAACAACAGCAGCAACCTCCATTGCTTCTGACTTGCAAGAACGATGAAAATGGAATTACGGACATGAACGATTCGAGGGAAGCGAGGGATAAGGCGATTAGTGAGAGGCCACACTCTTCTAAAAGACATAGATCATCAAGCTCttccctctcttcctccaaaatGTTGTCAAGACAGACCATTTCCCAGTACTTCTACATGCCAATCACTCAGGCTGCCAAGGAACTCAACGTAGGGCTAACTCTTCTGAAGAAAAGGTGTCGAGAGTTGGGCATTCGTCGTTGGCCTCATCGGAAGTTGACCAGCCTTCAAACCCTAATCCGAAACATTCAG GAGTTAGGAAAGGAAGGAGAGGAGGGCGAAGAGAAGCTTCGAAACGCGATCGTGTTGCTGGAGATGGAGAAGAAGCTGCTGGAGGAAGCTCCTGATATGCAGCTTGAGGACAATACGAAGCGTCTAAGGCAGGCATGCTTCAAAGCAAATtacaagaagaggaagatcatGGGGACGAAGGTTATGGAAAAATCACAATCATCTTTTAGTTGCAGCAACAGTCAGTATCCAACAAGTTCGATGGATGCTAACgaggaagacgaagaaatcaagtcTCTATTGTCTGACTCTTTTTCCTCGAATAACAATGCATGCATCActctattttaa
- the LOC103424543 gene encoding malate dehydrogenase, chloroplastic-like, with protein sequence MAATSAAAFSVGTNCSLGHKAAAFQQSKPCALRFNSQNPLKSSFNGLKATPSFNCETETSFSGKETASALRASFARKAHKEALVVQSQFQPQASYKVAVLGAAGGIGQPLALLIKMSPLVSSLHLYDIANVKGVAADLSHCNTPSEVLDFTGAAELPNSLKGVDVVVIPAGVPRKPGMTRDDLFNINAGIVKNLIEAVADNCPDAFIHIISNPVNSTVPIAAEVLKQKGVYNPKKLFGVSTLDVVRANTFVAQKKNLKLIDVDVPVVGGHAGITILPLLSRTNPSVSLTDEEVEQLTVRIQNAGTEVVEAKAGAGSATLSMAYAAARFVESSLRALDGDGDVYECSYVASDLTELPFFASRVKLGRNGIEAFIPSDLQGLTEYEQKALEALKPELKASIEKGIAFANKQTVTA encoded by the coding sequence ATGGCAGCAACATCAGCAGCTGCCTTTTCCGTCGGAACTAATTGTTCCCTCGGCCACAAAGCGGCGGCGTTTCAGCAGTCAAAGCCTTGTGCTTTGAGGTTCAACTCCCAAAACCCTCTCAAGAGCTCTTTCAATGGGCTCAAGGCAACCCCATCTTTCAATTGTGAAACCGAGACCTCGTTCTCCGGCAAAGAAACTGCATCGGCTCTTCGAGCTTCTTTCGCTCGAAAAGCCCACAAGGAAGCGCTGGTGGTTCAGTCTCAGTTCCAGCCCCAGGCCTCGTATAAAGTAGCTGTTCTTGGAGCTGCCGGTGGGATCGGTCAGCCATTGGCTCTTCTGATCAAGATGTCGCCTTTGGTCTCCTCCCTGCATCTTTACGATATTGCTAATGTCAAGGGTGTTGCTGCTGACTTGAGTCACTGCAACACTCCTTCTGAAGTTCTTGATTTCACCGGAGCTGCCGAGTTGCCCAATTCCTTGAAAGGTGTGGATGTGGTGGTCATTCCTGCCGGTGTTCCAAGAAAGCCCGGTATGACCCGCGATGACCTCTTCAACATCAATGCCGGCATTGTGAAGAACTTGATCGAGGCTGTGGCAGATAACTGCCCTGATGCATTCATTCATATTATCAGTAATCCGGTGAACTCCACGGTGCCAATTGCTGCCGAAGTTCTGAAGCAGAAGGGTGTTTATAACCCAAAGAAGCTCTTTGGTGTTTCTACCTTGGATGTTGTGAGGGCGAACACATTTGTTGCTCAGAAGAAGAATCTGAAACTGATTGATGTTGATGTCCCAGTTGTCGGAGGACATGCTGGGATAACTATTCTACCCCTGCTATCCAGGACAAACCCCTCTGTTAGCCTCACTGACGAAGAAGTTGAGCAGCTAACTGTTAGGATCCAAAATGCTGGAACCGAGGTTGTAGAGGCAAAGGCAGGTGCTGGGTCCGCGACATTGTCAATGGCATATGCAGCAGCTCGATTTGTTGAGTCATCTCTGCGTGCACTGGACGGAGATGGGGATGTCTATGAGTGCTCATATGTAGCGTCTGATCTGACCGAGCTTCCATTCTTTGCATCAAGGGTTAAGCTTGGAAGGAATGGAATTGAAGCTTTCATACCGTCTGACCTCCAAGGTTTGACAGAATATGAGCAAAAGGCGTTGGAAGCACTCAAGCCGGAACTGAAAGCCAGCATTGAGAAGGGTATTGCTTTTGCCAACAAGCAGACCGTGACTGCTTAG
- the LOC139191271 gene encoding zinc finger BED domain-containing protein RICESLEEPER 2-like → MLNTAIQSIRNAFRYVRSSPQRLESFKRCVEKVSIESKGLVILDVPTRWNSTFLMLESALKFNMAFDTLKVDDGHYLPYFTRENHDNIRKGPLSTHDWSEAGIFASFLRHFYEVTLKVCCSNTPTIHTTFGDLFKIKSLILENKDNEFLSMISMLMQEKYDKYWGSIEDMNQYVFIALVLDPRHKLENVVDYYEILYGEDEEDKEKVEIATNAVKDLLFDLYKIHEESSFDTQQSASSGGSS, encoded by the coding sequence ATGTTGAATACCGCCATACAAAGCATTCGTAATGCGTTTAGGTATGTAAGATCTTCCCCTCAAAGGTTGGAGAGTTTTAAAAGGTGTGTTGAGAAAGTGAGCATAGAAAGCAAGGGGCTTGTGATTTTAGATGTCCCTACTAGGTGGAATTCCACATTTTTAATGTTGGAATCGGCTTTGAAGTTCAATATGGCTTTTGATACGTTGAAAGTAGATGATGGTCATTACCTTCCTTACTTTACTAGAGAAAATCATGATAATATAAGGAAGGGGCCACTTTCGACTCATGATTGGAGTGAGGCGGGAATATTTGCATCCTTTCTGAGACATTTCTATGAAGTCACTTTAAAAGTGTGTTGTTCTAATACTCCAACAATTCATACTACTTTTGGTGATTTGTTTAAGATCAAAAGTCTCATCCTTGAAAACAAAGACAATGAATTCTTGTCTATGATCTCCATGTTGATGCAAGAAAAATATGACAAATATTGGGGTTCAATTGAGGATATGAATCAATATGTTTTTATTGCACTTGTGCTTGATCCTCGCCATAAATTGGAGAATGTGGTTGATTATTATGAGATACTATATGGCGAGGACGAGGAGGACAAGGAAAAAGTTGAAATTGCAACCAATGCGGTGAAAGATTTGTTGTTTGATCTTTACAAGATTCATGAAGAGTCATCTTTTGATACCCAACAAAGTGCAAGTAGTGGTGGTAGTTCTTAA
- the LOC103424544 gene encoding geranylgeranyl diphosphate reductase, chloroplastic-like — MTSIALKSFIGLRQTAAEKTHFTMQAKPISPNSSNRRTLQVKAAKTSPKVTGRNLRVAVIGGGPAGGAAAETLAKGGVETFLIERKMDNCKPCGGAIPLCMVGEFDLPLDIIDRRVTKMKMISPSNVAVDIGQTLKPHEYIGMVRREVLDQYLRNRASENGATVINGLFLKMDKPGDGEAPYVLHYTEYDGKAGGAGVKKTMEVDAVIGADGANSRVAKSIDAGDYEYAIAFQERIKIPDDKMVYYENLAEMYVGDDVSPDFYGWVFPKCDHVAVGTGTVTHKGDIKKFQLATRNRAKDKILGGKILRVEAHPIPEHPRPRRLAGRVALVGDAAGYVTKCSGEGIYFAAKSGRMCAEAIVEGSENGKRMVNEADLRTYLEKWDKTYWPTYKVLDVLQKVFYRSNPAREAFVEMCADEYVQKMTFDSYLYKRVVPGNPWEDLKLAVNTIGSLVRANALRREMEKITV; from the exons ATGACCTCCATCGCCCTGAAATCCTTCATCGGCCTCCGCCAAACCGCCGCGGAGAAAACCCATTTCACAATGCAAGCAAAACCCATTTCTCCGAACTCCTCAAACCGCCGAACCCTCCAAGTCAAAGCCGCCAAGACCAGCCCAAAAGTCACTGGTCGAAACCTCCGCGTCGCCGTCATAGGCGGCGGACCCGCCGGCGGTGCGGCCGCAGAAACTCTAGCCAAGGGCGGCGTCGAGACATTCCTCATCGAGCGGAAGATGGACAACTGCAAGCCCTGCGGCGGGGCCATCCCGCTCTGCATGGTGGGCGAGTTCGACCTCCCGCTAGACATCATCGACCGCCGCGTCACCAAGATGAAGATGATATCTCCGTCGAACGTGGCGGTGGACATCGGGCAGACCCTGAAGCCGCACGAGTACATTGGGATGGTGAGGCGGGAGGTGCTGGACCAGTACCTGAGGAACAGGGCGAGTGAGAACGGCGCGACGGTGATAAATGGGTTGTTTTTGAAGATGGATAAGCCGGGAGATGGGGAGGCGCCGTACGTCCTGCATTACACGGAGTACGACGGGAAGGCCGGCGGCGCCGGCGTGAAGAAGACGATGGAGGTTGATGCGGTGATTGGAGCTGATGGGGCGAATTCCAGAGTGGCTAAGAGCATTGATGCTGGTGATTATGAGTATGCTATTGCCTTCCAG GAGAGAATCAAAATCCCCGACGACAAGATGGTGTACTATGAAAACCTCGCTGAGATGTATGTCGGCGATGATGTCTCACCAGACTTTTACGGGTGGGTGTTCCCGAAATGTGACCATGTAGCAGTTGGTACCGGCACTGTGACACACAAAGGAGACATCAAGAAATTCCAACTAGCAACAAGAAACAGAGCCAAGGACAAGATTCTAGGCGGCAAAATTCTCCGGGTGGAGGCGCATCCAATTCCAGAACACCCCCGGCCACGAAGGTTGGCGGGCAGAGTAGCACTCGTTGGTGATGCAGCAGGGTACGTAACAAAGTGTTCTGGTGAAGGCATCTACTTTGCAGCAAAGAGTGGCAGGATGTGTGCCGAGGCGATAGTTGAGGGGTCGGAGAATGGGAAGAGGATGGTGAATGAGGCGGACTTGAGGACGTACTTGGAGAAGTGGGACAAGACCTATTGGCCTACTTACAAGGTGTTGGATGTGTTGCAGAAGGTGTTCTATAGGTCGAACCCCGCGAGGGAAGCGTTCGTGGAGATGTGTGCGGATGAGTACGTGCAGAAGATGACGTTCGATAGCTACTTGTACAAGAGGGTGGTGCCGGGGAATCCGTGGGAGGATTTGAAGTTGGCTGTGAATACCATTGGGAGCTTGGTTAGGGCTAATGCACTCAGGAGGGAGATGGAGAAAATTACTGTATGA